ATCCCAGATGGGCGCAGGCAGACTCTACTTCCGAAATACCGCGTCCAACTCTGTGAGGCCCGGCCCACCCAAAGATGCGCGCCTCGTTTGAAATTGGGAAAGGAACCGAAGCCACCCATTTGGATGTCAAAGGCTGGGATGGAGTCTACTCGAGGCGCAGAATGGCCCGCGTCAGTTCGTCCACGCTTGCGGGTGAAATGTCCCCAAGAAATTTCAGGGTGAGGTGGATGTTTTCGGCAGGAGTCCAGCGGAGGCACGGACCGAGTTCGTTGCGGAGCGGGGAAGTTGACTGCCAAATAGCAAGTTGAATCGCGCGAGGAATTTCGATGGCGATGAAAGCGCGGATCAGGCTCATAAAGTTATTCGCCGAGGGCGCGTGTCACTGCTTCTTTCAATTCCTGGAAACCGACGGGTTTGGTCAGGTAAATCTTCGCCCGGCTTCCATGCCGCGTTTGATATCGGCAGGGGGCAAGCTTTGGCTGACACGACTACAACAGGTATGTTCGTCAAGGCGGGATCGTGATGCATGTGGTGCAGGATGTCGAGCCCGGAGATGCCGGGCATCATGATATCGAGGATGATGAGATCGGGTTTCTCGGAAGAGATCAGGTCGATGGCGGGAGCGCTATTCGAAACTTTCAGGACGCGAAAGCCGCTGACGCGCATCATCTCGGCGAACAGTTCGGCGGCGTCGCCTTCGTCTTCGATGATCAACACGGTTTTGTTTGACATGTGGAAGTAACGATAGCACAGGGAAAGTAATTGTGCAAGAGGGTGTAAGAAGTTGGTTCAAATGCTCCATTCTAGGAACTACAATCACATGGAGGACTCGATGAGCGAACTGACAGAATTTCGTAAGGAGAAAGATGAATTCTTTGCGCGGCACCCGCAAAGCCCGCTGACCCCGGAGCAAAGACGCGATTTTCACGGGTTGAACTATTTTGAAGAGAATGCCGCATTACGGCTTGAAGTGAAGGTGGAGCGTTTTTCCGAACCGACCTGATGGCGATGCAAACTTCCACGGGGGGCGCAAGAGTATGTTCGCTATGGGCGCTTCAAATTTCAAGCAGACGGGCAGGATGCCGAACTTACGATCTATCAAGGCGAGTTATGGTTTTTTCTGCCATTCGTCGATCCGCTCGCAGGGACGGAAACCTGCCCTGGCGGGCGTTATCTTTGAACCTGAGCCGTTACCCGCGATCGCTTCCTGGTTGATTTCAACATTGCCTATAACCCGTATTGCGGCGCATAACGAGATGTGGTCGTGCCCAATCACGCCGGCGGAAAATCGCCTGAAAGCGCCCGATCCGCGCGGGGAAAGAAATTATTCCACCCGAAAATTACCCTTGACAAAGCTTTTTGATAGACCCTTGCGTCGCCCGCAAGGTCAATGAAAACGCTGATCTGGACCGAGCGTTTTCAGCGTGAATCAGCGTCCTGTTTGGTGGTGGTAATCAGTTCACGACTATCCCTGCAAATACCGCGGCGCCTGTCGGTTTATTCATCTTCAGTCTTCTTCACCTCGAGCAGCCCTTCGTACTTCACAGCATCCGGGCACAGGTCGAGTGTGGTCGCGGATGAGGAGGCATGAGGTGGCGGCGTCTTGGCTGTGCGCTTCTGCTCCACGTATTCATCCAATTGAGCGTAGATTCATCACAGGTAAGTTCTTCGCGGGCAGATTTTCCAGCACGCGGAGAAAGCCGAGAACAGCCCTCGTGGGAAGTTCCTGTTTCTTGCCGAGTTGGCGCGGACGCGATTGACAAGGTCTTTGATGTTCATGGTTCCAATTGGTTTGACGGTTGGGCTTGAGTCTATCTTACTTTTGCTCGAAAAGAGCAAGGACTTCGTGCGGGGCGATGTCTTCCATCGAGAGTCTGCTTTTGAGGCGAACGCGCGTCGTGCAAAAGTTTGCACACGGCGTTGCGGTTGGTCTTGAGTTTTTTTGCCGCGTCTTCCATTGGCATGTCGCGCACGCCTAGCAGGATGAGCGCCTCCGCGCTGACGGTCGGTTAGTTCTCCTCGATAATACGCCGGACACGGGTGAGCATATCTGCGCGTTCCGCCGAAGTTTCGGACCTGGGCGTGGGTGTCTGCGAGCAGTCCGGGGGGAGGAACGTCTTCGTTTTCCGTAAGCTCATCCAACGATGGGTCGCGCCAGCGTTTGCGCCGAGTTCAGTTAGGGGCGATCCGCACGGCGATCTTGTGCCACGTGGTGAATTGACTGCGTCCCTCGAGGTGCCGAGTTGGTCGAGCACGCGCAGGAGCGGTCTCTTGTGTGACTTCTTCACGGGCATTGAATTGTGGTTGGTCGGGGAGATAGCCAGCGCGACAGGGCATAGGGCAAGCCCTTTTTGAATAACCGCGCGCAGATCTTCGAGAGCGAGTTTCGCGTTCCAATCCCGATGCCCTGAGTTCTGCGAGCCATTGTTCATTCGTCCGTGAGGTCATGATCGAAAATTATAAAGCAAGTTTGAGTTGTTTTGTCGCATTTCTTACTCTTTTCTTAGGAATGACGCAGTTGAACCTGTTGAACGCAATCGAGTCAATAAAACAAACGACTCGTTTTTTGTTTGTGGGCGCTAAGGGACTCGAACCACTGGCCTCATCTGTGTGATAGATGCGCTCTAACCAACTGAGCTAAGCGCCCTTCTCTCGTTAGAGTGACGGCATTATAGCCGAGATAAAGTTCTTCGGCAAGACGCTGTTTGCGTACTCGCTCGTGTGTGGTTCCTCCATTATGGCGGCGGCAGCACATCCCACGGGTTGACCCAGGATGAGATGGCGCGGATCTCAAAATGCAGGTGTGAACCGCTTGACCGCCCTGTGTTGCCGATGATGCCGATCAGGTCTCCCTGTCCGACGCTTTGTCCGCACACCACGCTGATTCCGCTGAGGTGCGCATACAGCGATTGGAAGTTATTCCCATGATCCACCATGATCATATTGCCGTACCCGTAGTTGTTCCAGCCCGCATACACGATCACGCCAGCGTCTGTGGCGTATGCGCCTTCGCCCTCATTGCCGGCGATGTCGATACCCCAGTGATTTGTGCCGGGCGAATAATCGAAACCGGAGCGGGCGTGCTGGCTTGCGGGCCAAACGAATGTTCCAAAACCTACTGCGCCTCCGGTCACCGGTTCGCATGCGCCGGGTCCCAACACGCGCGCCGAAGCGGGGTTTTCGCGCGTCACCCCGAGCGGGGCGCTCCATGAAATGAACTCGCGTTTTCCGCCCGGCACGATCAGCCAGTGCCCGGGGGCAATGTTGGAGCGGCGAAGTCGCCAACGGTGGCGGGATCCAGCTCATTCGGCGCGTAATTGATGATGTCTTCCGGGGTCACGCCATAATATTTTGCCACGCCGTTCAACCCCTCGCCTTGTTGCCATTCATGATACGTTCCATTGACGGGGAGGATACTCAATTCCTGCCCGGGCTTCAACGAGTGCGGGTTATCGAGCAGGTGTAATAGTTGCTCCAGAGAACGGTTTGCGGTTCGAGCCCGTAATTTGGGCAATGCCAAAGATCGTATCGCCTTCGACAACCGTATATTCGATCACCTTCTCGCGCGGACGCGAGGGATCGTGGTATGCACTTGCGCAAGACGCGGAACCCCGCCGAATGAATTTTCCCCGCCGATGGATTCGATTCCCGCCACGATGACAGGCGCCTCAGTTGCCTGAGAGAGCGCCTCAGCCCCGGCGGGAACGTTCTGCGCGAAGAAGCCCCGCGCGAGCCAGATGACCGCGCCGATCAACGCGATCGACAACATCAGCGTTCCGATGCGAAAGAACGATTCACCCAGCCCAATGCCGACCAGTGTTTCAGTAATGCGCGCGAACACCCCGCGCTTTTCGTTATTGCTCATAGGCGTATGCTCAAAATTATCATAACACGTTCAAAAAATCGAAGTCAACCACGCCGCTCGAACGCTAACCTGACGTTAAGCCGCCGACCTGCGCGCGGCGGGGAAAAAACAGCTGAATCCCGCCCAAACCGAATAAGCACACCACTCCGCAGACCATGGCGGTGACTGGGAGCGAAAGGTTTTGCGTCATCCAGCCGATCAGCAAACTCCCGAACGGCGCGATGCCCTGAAACGACCATAAGTACACGCTATACACGCGCCCGCGCAAATCATTTGCCACTTGTGTTTGGAGCAGGGTATTCATGGTGGCAAATTGAGTCACGCCGCCCCAGCCCATGAAGAGCGCTACCAGCGCGACTGCAAACCAAAACCGATTCAAAATGCGATGCCCAACAATCCGACAATGAAAGCCGCTTCTCCAAAACGAGCCGCGCTCCCCTCTGATGCGCGGAATTGTTGAACGCGATCGACAAAGCCGCCGTGAGCGCGCCAGACCCCAGCGCGAGATACAACGCGCTATTGCGGGCATCCACAATGGATTTGGTGTCGCCGACCTGCGCAAGAACATCTTTGCCAGCACGGGGATCTGTTGCATGACCGGCATTCCGAAAAGTCCCAGTATGGCGGCGAGCAAAATGATTGCCGCGATATTGCGATGCGCGAGAATGTACCTGCCTCCATCCAGAAAATCACGGGCAATCGATTGATTCGACGGAGTCGGTTCCACTCTGTGCATCAACCGAACCGAAAACAAACTGATGAGTATCGCCCCGAAACTCAAGGCGTTCAACAAGAATATCCACCCTTCTCCGTTTGAGGGCAGAATCAAGAGCAAGGGCGCCGCTAGGGCAGGACCAAGCACACGCGACATGTTGAAAGCCGTCGATTGCAACGCGATGGCATTGGGCAAAAGGTCCCCGCCAACCAGTTCGATCAGCATGGATTGCCGCGCAGTGATCTCGAAAGTGGTGGCGATTCCCAAGACCATCGAAAGAACAATGATATGCCAGATTTGGATTCTTCCGGTCAGGGTAAGAACAGCCAGAACGAGAGTCTCGATCATCATCACTGCCTGCAGAATCATGACCGCTTTACGTTTATCCCACCGTTCGACTAACACGCCGGAAGGAAATGCCAGAAAAAAAGTAGGCAGGGCGAATGCAAACCCGATCACGCCCAAATCGAGAGGGCGCCCGCTGAGGCGATAAGCGAGAAGAGGCTGGGCAGTGTTCTGCATGGATGTTCCCACCAGCGAGAGCAAATGTCCCAGCCAGAAAATCGCAAAGTCGCGCGAGGTCAGCGCCGGGAATCGCCCGGCGAGCGATAATCGAATTTGATGAATCATAACGCGGATCGCACAGCGAAATTCATTTTGCGCCCTTGCCGCGCTCGTCGGGGCGAAAGAATGAACTGTGAGAACTCCCTATAAAATTTCGGACTCCTCTGCGGCAGAGGCTCTTTTACCGCGCCTTTCCGAAGCGCGCTTACAGGCTACTTCGCCGGCGCGACCAGTTCGGGCTTATCGTTCGACGCCTTGTTGACCAGCGCGCTGACCGGGTATGCATCCATCATCTCGGCGGGGAAAGGTTTGATGATGGGAAGCAGTTGGTCGGGTGTTTGCGGCGAAGGGTCGAGCCATTTGGCGTAGTCGCGCGGGTGCACGATGACCGGCATACGGTCGTGGATCATTTCCATCAACTCGTTTGGTCCGGTGGTGATGAGCGTGCAGGTTTTGATCGAAGACCCATCCGGGCTGTTCCACGTATCCCACAAGCCCGCAATGGCAAACGGCTGGCGGTCCTTCATGTGGATATAAAACGGCGTTTTCGTTTTCTTGCCGGGTTGCGCTTTCCACTCGTAAAAACCATCGGCGAGCACCAGACAGCGTTTGTATTTCAAACTGCCGCGAAACGACGGCTTTTCGGCAACCGTTTCGCCGCGCGCGTTGATCAGGCGGGCGCCAATGCCGGGGTCTTTCGCCCACATGGGAATCAGCCCCCACACAAAAAAATCTGCCTTGAACTTTTCCGTGTTCGGGATCGCCAGCACAGGCTGGGTTGGCGCGATATTGAATCGCGGCGCAAAATTTTTCGAAATGTATAGTTGCCGAATTTTTCCTGTAATTCAGCGGGGTCAACCGTCAATGTAAATCGTCCGCACATTAGTTCCTCAACTTCCTGAAATCGCCATCGCGTTTGGTAAAGCCGATCGCGTCAAAATGTTCGAGCAAAGCCTGCGCATACTTTCGGCTGGTGTTGAATGTGTCTCTGACTTCCGCGAGCGAAATTTTACCGTGTGTCTCGATACTGCGCTTGATCTTTTCCTTCATGGAATCATAATCGGATGCGCGAAATATGACATCGGCTGACACCGGCATAAATTCGCCGAGTTCGATCAGCGCGTTAAGGACATCCTCTCCAACTTCTGCCTGGCAATCCTTGACGCTCGGCGGGCTGAACGGATTTGCCTCAAACTTGCGCTTCATTTTCTCAAGTGTTGCCTGCTCGCCCGCCGTGAAGCGGACCTCATGCCCCGGCAGGGAAATCGTTGAGGCGTGATCCACGATCGAACGCTCGGCGCCCATTCGCGCAAGAACAGCGTTAAAAATACGCGGCGTCACCTTCAATTTGCTTTTGAGTTCTTCGCGCGGTATGCCGCGCCGCAGTGGAAAAGACTGATGATGCTCTTCAACGAGGCGGGCGATCTGTTCGCGCAGTTGACTCCAATGCTTCATTGTGCCCGCGAGAATTTCACTGTTGGCTGTGAGTTGCCCGCTTTCGAGAAGCACAAGGGTATTCCTATTCAACAATTGCGGCAGTGAATCTTCGGCGATGCGCGCATCCAGCCGCGAGCGCAAAACGATTTCTTTGATGGGCGCGATGCCGAGGGCGTTCGCGGCTTCGAGTAGAACCTCTACGGGCGAGCCTTCTGCCAGCGACTCCAATGATCGCAACACGGATTCGTCGAAGCGTTTATGCCTGCCCTTGGGCTGGTGATCCACGATCCTGCCGCCGCCTAAAGTTTCGCCGGGCGACGGGCGCCGCAGGATATAACGGTCGCCGCGCGCGGCAACGACCGGCTCGCGTAGTTCAAGTTGTATCCAACCTTCGCTACCGGGCTGTACCTCTTCGGTTCCCAACAATCGAACTGTGGCAATTGCCTCGCTTGCGCCGACAAAGAATTTGACCTCGTCGTTGTGTTTCAAGCCTGTCGTCGCATCGTTTAGTATTCGGATTCGCGCGTCGAGTCTGCGGGCAGGTTGATATTGATTCGGACGGGCGAGCACATCTCCCCGGCGGACGGATTCCGCTTCCACGCCGGAGATGTTCACTGCGGTGCGCGAGCCAGGGATGGCGATGTCCTCTTTTTTCTTGTGAGTTTGCAAACCGCGCACTCTTCCTTTAATTCCGGTGGGCAGAATTTCAACTTCATCGCCCACCTTTAATTGCCCATCGCTCAAGGTGCCGGTGACGACTGTGCCGAACCCGCTCATGCTAAAGACGCGGTCGATCGGCAGGCGGGGACGGTTGAGATCGGGGCGGGCGGGTTGACTTCCCAGCAGAGATTGGAGATTGGAAATTAAATCATCGAGTCCTGTTTTTGTCCTGGCAGAAACGCGGACGATGGGCGCGTCGCGCAGGGCGGTGTCCTTCACGATGGCGCGAATGTCGGCTTCGAGCAGATCAAGCCACCCTGGGTCTGAAGCGAGGTCGCATTTGGTTAGCGCGATCAAGCCGGCGGGAATCTCCAGCAAATCCAAAATGGCGAGATGTTCTTTTGTTTGCGGCATCACGCCCTCATCTGCGGCGATGATGAGGAGCGCGGCGTCGAGTCCGCCTACGCCTGCCAGCATGTTTTCGATGAAATCGCGGTGACCCGGCGCGTCCACAATACCGATCTCTTCTCCGCCTGGCAGGGTGAGCCAGCCAAAGCCAAGTTCGATGGTCATTTCGCGCGCCTGTTCTTCTTTGAGGCGGTCGGGATGTGTGCCCGTGAGCGCGGCTATGAGCGTGGATTTTCCGTGATCAACGTGACCGGCTGTTCCGATGACTCGCATGAAAATAAAATCTTTCCACCCTCGTTACACCAGGGCAGGTTTTTCGCTTTTCCTGACCATGAAGGATGAAAGAGGAATAACATGATGAAAAATTGAGATTGCTCTATTTTTTACTTTTTTTCGCAGTTTTGCCGTGACCCATAATGCGCTCATACGCGGACATCCACTCGTGCGCCACGTTCATCAATTCCTGAAGTTGTTGCTCGGTGGCATCCGTCGTTTGGTGGACTTGGTCTTGTATGGTTTGGATCGATTCGACCAGCGGGTCGATGCGTTCCTCCAACTTTTGCATCACGCGGCGGACATCTTTTGTGCCTTCGTCTTGCGAGAGGGTGTAGCCCGTCCAACGTTTCTGGTCGTCGGCTTTGAAGGTTACCCATTCCTGCCGCAGGCGGTCTTCGGTCAGGCGTTGCATTTCGGTCACTTCGTTGATACGTCGTTCGAGTTTGGTGTTGAGTTCGTTGTAGGTCTCCTGCGCTTTCTTCGCGGAGCGCAGGGTTTCCTCGAGTTGAAGGATCTGGTGATCGAGCGTCTCGGCTTGTTGTTTCACCGTGTCGAATTTTTCCTTCCATTCTTTGTAGGTGTGTTCGCGGTCGATCTGCGCAACGGTCTGGCTTTCGATAAATACGGTCTGCGCCCTCTTGCGTTCAGATTCAGAGAGCATGAGTTCGTTCATGCGACTGTCGATGGTTTTCAACCCGTCTGCGCTGAGGTCTGCCTTCGCGCGGGCTTCGTCGATTCGTTTGCGAACGGCGGTCAACTCGCCGTGCAGGTCGGCGACTCGTTTTGTGTCTTGTTTGCGCGCCTCTTCAAATGCTTTTTGCGAACGCAGGGCTTCATCGGCGGCGCGGACGGCGTTGTCGATCAGGGGGGGGAATTCCTTGATGGCGAGTTGCAGGCGGGCATCTTCGTTGGGCAGGGCTTTGAGTTGCCTCTTGATCTCGGTAAGGTCGGTGGCTTTTTTTAACGCCTCGAGCGATTTTGTCAGCGGCTCCAAATCCTGGGCGTGTCGCTTGATCAATTCCTTTTCGCGTTTCTCGATCCGTTTCTCAACCGTGTCGATCGCCTTGTTCATATCTTCGCGTTGTTTGGCGAAGATCGAGTCGAATTGGTCCAGCCGCGCCGCGGTGGATGCGACATCCGCGATCTGTTTGTTCAGCGGCTTGATCTGTTTGGCAACCGCGTCGATGTTTCCCTCTAACGCGGCCATGCGTTCTTCGAGCGCGACGATGGTCCTGCGTGTTTTACGATGCTCGTCATCCAGCCAGGCAATGCGTTTTACGATCTGTTCAAAATCCATAACTTCCTCCGAAATCAGGCAGGATTATACCGTAGCCATCCTAACGACCCAGATGCTCGAACATCAACGGGAGTTGCGCGAGAAAAACTTGCACGGTCTGTGGGAACAACCCCAGGATGAACAGCCCGATCATCCCCAACCCAAGCATGATCATCTGCGGGAGGTTTTCGCGCGGTTTCCAACTGGCGAACTCATCTGCCATCGCGAACACCGCCAGCGAACGAACGGCGCTCACCAGAAACCCGGCAATGCCAATGCCCATCCAAACGGCAGAGACGGAGGATACGCGCGAAATATTTTCCCAAAGAGCCAGGCGCGGCGGAAAACTTGCCAGGAGGGGGAACGCGCCTGTGGATAACGTGGCGAGGACGATTCCCGTTGCGGCAAACGGCGTATTCCTCAACATGCCGCGTGTGGAGGAAAAGCGCATCGTTTCGGCGTTTTCCTTGATGATGTTCAGCGCGAGCGACCATAAGGCGAGAGTTAACGCGCGCGCGGGTATCAATAAGAACAGGATCGGGATACCCAGCCGCGAATCAACGCTGAGCGCCAGAATGGAGAGCCCGGTTTCTACGACAGACGCATACGCCATGATGCGTCCGAAGTGACGTTGAAAAGCCGCCCACAGCCCGCCTGTCGTTACCATGAGCAAGCCGGCAAATTGGAGCGCTGAAATGAGTTGCGGCGAGGAGCGTATCCACGAATAGCGGTCGAGGAACCCCGCTCCGAAGAGGATCGTGATGGTGGGCAGAATCCACAACAGGAAGCCGACCGTAAATGGAGACGACTCCTCCATTAGCATGGGAATCCAGTTGTATAGAGGGAAGATTGCGAGCAGGAACGCGAAGCCCAGTCCCAGCACCGAAGCGGATTGCGCCGCGAGAGCGAGGTCGCCGGGGCTGGCTTCTACGCCGGCGAGCAACCAGCCTGCCAATAAAATGAACGGCATGGCAAGCGTCTGATAGATCAAGAATCGAACGATGCCTTTGCCGGGCGTTGCATACAAGGAGGAGAGCATGGGTATCGATATGAGTATCGCCATCTCGATAAATAATGCCGCATAGAGGAACGGTTGCACTGCCAGCGCGGCGACCATCAAAGCGGTGACCATGAGTCCGACGGGTACCACGCGCGCTGAGCGCTCAGCCGCCAACGACCCAAAAAACCAGAGTGATGAGCCGGCGTAGATCAACGCGAGTAATGAACCCTCGGCGGGCGAGATCAAGAGCGCGCGCCCAAGGACGGATATGGACGAATCGATTTTTACGGAGAATTCTCCAACCCGCAACGCCGTTTCGATCGGGACGAACTGCGCGATCAGCGCGAGGAGAACGGCAAGCGTTCCTCCGAGCGCGCTGATGGCGCGCGCGTTCCGGATGAATAGAAGTAGAACGCCAAACCCGAGCGGTACGAAGATCCAAAGCGTGGGCGCGTTTGTGGTCACAACGCCTCCGGTTCACGGTGTTGCGAAGCGATCATCAAGTATGAGCCGACCAACGCCAGCCCCAGGTTGATGACCACTAGCAGGGCAACCACCAGCGCGGAAGTTTCGACGGAGGAGTAGATGATTTCAAAACCGGCAATGACGGTGAGCAAGCCCTGTGTTACGCGCAGGATTTGCGCAGTGATTCCCAGGTGAAGTAACCCCAAGCCAGCCAGCAATAATCCGCCCGCGGTGACTGCCGCGCCGGCATCAGCCATGATGTTGTTGATCGAGGGCGTTGCGCCTGCCACGATCAAGACAACCATCCCTGCGGCGAACAGGCTGAACAGCCTTCCGCGGGGCCAGAGATTTTCCTCTGAATCATTTTCTCTCAAGTCAGAGCGTGTCATGCCGAGGATCGCGGAGCACATCCACCCGGTCACCACTTTGACAGAAGCCATGCCAAGCGGCAAATGGGGGAGGAGCAGGATGAACATGGCGAGATATTGCGCGGCAAGAAAGGTGATGCTGAGCCGCCAGTCTCGCGCGATGAGTAATCCTACCGAGGTGACGAGGATGACAACGACCGCAACCCAGACAAGGATATTCATCTCAAGGAATCCTTTGAGTGAAGAAAGAGATGAAGAGGGCGAGGAAGAGCAAGGTCCACATAATACCGCCGTCGCCTTCGAGGATGTTCGAGAAGGTATTGCTCAGCCTGCCCAGTTGGCGATATATACTCCACACGGATTGATATAGCCAATCGAGCCACGTCAGGTTGGCGGGGCGCACCCAATGCGCGCGGACCGGGTTAAGGATGCGAATACGTGGGGTGAGCCAGATCAAGCCGACCGTGAGGGCAGAGGCGAGGAGTCCCGCGATCA
This is a stretch of genomic DNA from Candidatus Defluviilinea gracilis. It encodes these proteins:
- a CDS encoding response regulator translates to MSNKTVLIIEDEGDAAELFAEMMRVSGFRVLKVSNSAPAIDLISSEKPDLIILDIMMPGISGLDILHHMHHDPALTNIPVVVVSAKACPLPISNAAWKPGEDLPDQTRRFPGIERSSDTRPRRITL
- a CDS encoding M23 family metallopeptidase produces the protein MAPGHWLIVPGGKREFISWSAPLGVTRENPASARVLGPGACEPVTGGAVGFGTFVWPASQHARSGFDYSPGTNHWGIDIAGNEGEGAYATDAGVIVYAGWNNYGYGNMIMVDHGNNFQSLYAHLSGISVVCGQSVGQGDLIGIIGNTGRSSGSHLHFEIRAISSWVNPWDVLPPP
- a CDS encoding MFS transporter; the encoded protein is MIHQIRLSLAGRFPALTSRDFAIFWLGHLLSLVGTSMQNTAQPLLAYRLSGRPLDLGVIGFAFALPTFFLAFPSGVLVERWDKRKAVMILQAVMMIETLVLAVLTLTGRIQIWHIIVLSMVLGIATTFEITARQSMLIELVGGDLLPNAIALQSTAFNMSRVLGPALAAPLLLILPSNGEGWIFLLNALSFGAILISLFSVRLMHRVEPTPSNQSIARDFLDGGRYILAHRNIAAIILLAAILGLFGMPVMQQIPVLAKMFLRRSATPNPLWMPAIARCISRWGLARSRRLCRSRSTIPRIRGERGSFWRSGFHCRIVGHRILNRFWFAVALVALFMGWGGVTQFATMNTLLQTQVANDLRGRVYSVYLWSFQGIAPFGSLLIGWMTQNLSLPVTAMVCGVVCLFGLGGIQLFFPRRAQVGGLTSG
- the selB gene encoding selenocysteine-specific translation elongation factor, with protein sequence MRVIGTAGHVDHGKSTLIAALTGTHPDRLKEEQAREMTIELGFGWLTLPGGEEIGIVDAPGHRDFIENMLAGVGGLDAALLIIAADEGVMPQTKEHLAILDLLEIPAGLIALTKCDLASDPGWLDLLEADIRAIVKDTALRDAPIVRVSARTKTGLDDLISNLQSLLGSQPARPDLNRPRLPIDRVFSMSGFGTVVTGTLSDGQLKVGDEVEILPTGIKGRVRGLQTHKKKEDIAIPGSRTAVNISGVEAESVRRGDVLARPNQYQPARRLDARIRILNDATTGLKHNDEVKFFVGASEAIATVRLLGTEEVQPGSEGWIQLELREPVVAARGDRYILRRPSPGETLGGGRIVDHQPKGRHKRFDESVLRSLESLAEGSPVEVLLEAANALGIAPIKEIVLRSRLDARIAEDSLPQLLNRNTLVLLESGQLTANSEILAGTMKHWSQLREQIARLVEEHHQSFPLRRGIPREELKSKLKVTPRIFNAVLARMGAERSIVDHASTISLPGHEVRFTAGEQATLEKMKRKFEANPFSPPSVKDCQAEVGEDVLNALIELGEFMPVSADVIFRASDYDSMKEKIKRSIETHGKISLAEVRDTFNTSRKYAQALLEHFDAIGFTKRDGDFRKLRN